In Synechocystis sp. PCC 6714, the following are encoded in one genomic region:
- a CDS encoding CsbD family protein codes for MSLEDKAKATAKNIEGKVQEGLGNLTGDKKDQIEGKAKQAEASVRHAVEDTKDAVKKAID; via the coding sequence GAAGATAAAGCTAAAGCCACTGCTAAAAATATTGAAGGTAAAGTCCAAGAAGGCCTTGGTAATTTAACTGGAGATAAAAAAGATCAAATAGAAGGTAAGGCTAAACAAGCAGAAGCTAGTGTTCGCCATGCCGTTGAAGACACTAAAGATGCAGTCAAAAAGGCCATTGATTAA